The Arachis ipaensis cultivar K30076 chromosome B05, Araip1.1, whole genome shotgun sequence nucleotide sequence CTTTGACAAGAAGGTTCTCAACTATACCCCTTGGGTACACTTCTGATTTGTCCACCAATTCTAAAGACATCTGTACTGGTTTCACTTCTTTCATGCGCAGCTTTTTCACTAGAGGGGAGGGCATCAGATTGATACTAGCCCCTAGGTCACACAGCGCCTTGCTGATGGTCATGTTACCAATGGCACAGGGTAGAAAGAAACTCCCAGGATCTTCACGTTTAGGGGGAAGTCCCTTTTGAATCAATgctctgcattcttcagtgagcatcaCAGTTTCCTTTTctagccaacttcttttcttgttaataagctccttcaaaaacttggcatacagaggcatttgctcaagtgctttagccaagggaatgttgatctctagcttcttaaaagtctcaaggaacttatgaaagtgttgatcctttgcctccttgttgaatctctggggatatggcagtggaggtacaaagttcttctctgcttgttgcttttgattcttggttggctcttcaattgcttcattccccttttttggaatttttgattgttcctcattttcttgagtttgctttgaagtttgcttgcttgccattgcatcatcacCATTGGCTTCCTCTGCGTGTGTTGGCTTTTCCTCCTCTATTGGCCTTTTGCtgttctctgcttgcttccttgtagtgtcattgttgctcatcaatgttctcccacttcttaactgtattgccttgcattcttccttaggatttggaattgtgtcacttggcAGGGAACTTGATGGTCTCTCTGTTGCCAGGTGTTTAGAGAGCTGGCCAATTTGCCTCTCCATATTCTTTATGGAGGCTTCTTGATTTTTGGctatcatttcttggtgtttccacattttgtctatcaaggtttccaggTTAGTGATTCTCTGAGAGTCATGtgaaattggctggttatggggtGTTGAGAGTTGGtggtaagtgttttggtttgtgggttggttattggatggataatggttggagttggggtggttgttttggggttttctgtaagggttttgggtggtttgctgcttgttgttgttttgattatttcttgaagtgttttgatttgaatttctttgccatggttgttggttttagTTATGGTTATCTTCCCACCTtaggtttggatggttcttccatgaagggttgtaagtatcaccatagacttcatttgatCCAGagttttggttgtgcatgtactggacttgctcctgttgttgctcctcttgagtttcttcatttgttcaccatgtggttgatggttgattGGTGCTTACTGCTGCAATTTGGAGgatatcaatcctcttggccatttgctcaaattgttgttgaatctgctgctgcatcaatttgttttgagctaggattgagtccactccttccaactccatcactcccttcctctgtgatggttggcgttgcctttggtgagcgaagaaatactggttgttagctaccatatcaatgagactttgagcttcttctgcaattttcatgagttgcaaagagcctccagctgaatgatccaaggcctcttgagatttcaatgtcaagccttcatagaaattctgcaatctatcccactcattgaacattccAGGGGGACTCTTTCTGATCAGAGCCTTGTAcctttcccatgcctcatataaTGGTTCAACCTCCATTTGGGTGAATGTTTTTACTTCAGTCCTCAATCTGATaaccctttgaggtgggtaaaatttggcaaggaatttgctcactagatcatcccaattgtcaatgctgtctcttgggaaagattccaaccattgggtggctttgtctctgagagaaaatggaaacagcAGTAGCTTATAGCTGTCAGGATGCACTCCATTGGTtttaacagtgtcacaaatcctcaagaaagtggataagtgttgatttggatcttcaagtggtcctcctccataagagcaattgttttgaactaatgtgatgagttgtggctttagttcaaagttatttgcattaacatttagggtatgaatgctactcccacaatgtctaggattttcaaatgtgtaggaagccagaactcttctctgtggtggattgttgttgtcaTTAGCTGCTCCTCCTTGTGGATTAGTTGGAATTGTTGTATGTTTCTCCATATTTTGGAACTCTTCTTCTTCCGAATCCTCgtctccaacaatgtttttccctctttcagctcttcttaatctcctgagggttctttcgtcttgttcacaaaaggttGGTATAGCTCTCCTTGTCCCTGACATGCaaacaagagtgaggtcgatcccacagggattgaaggattgagcaattttagtttagtgggtgACTTAGTCTAgcaaatcaagagttgatttgagtagtttgtattcgacagaagctaaattgcatgaaattaaaagggagagggacaattggcaagaatttaaagtgcagagaaattaaagaggctaaatcttaaagtgcaagtaatataaattgcagaaacttagattgcaacaaatgtaaattgcagaatcttaaagtgcaagaaatgtaaatggcttgaattgtaaagggaattgggaagtggatttgcagaaattaaacaaggaaaagtaaaatgcaatacatagaaaagtagaagatgacttgaattaaaccggatctaaaacggaaatgagAAAAAGCCTGGTGTAGCAATGAAATAAGGAAATTGGAAATTTAaaactgtagatctcaggactcaagagactagatagctgagtctagatctcactgccttcctagatccagcaagaatcaattgcaaaggaaataaagaagtgTAAATTgtagaaagagtagaagaagaggcaaTTAACtggaatggaaattcaattatgcagaaatttaaacaagatctcaaggtgagattgaaacagaagttcttcaattctccacccaagatccaaagcaagaaaagtaaagaatgctcaagcaagaacaaggaagaagagagatcaattctccttcctaattctctagaattctaaagcaacaattcaaaaatgtaaaggtgagctctctgtaAGTGTTCTAAGAATTTTCCACGAAAAGCTCtctgaaaaacttaaatcctaagctatttatacactttcttcaaatggtcttcaagtcttggattgggcctttgctcttgatggaattgggttgataaaggcctcggttgattgctcttggagttggagagaaatccattgtgaaccgggctataaatcataaaagcttgagtcaaagtttgaggtaaactttggctcaagcttttcatatcagatGCCCccatttgctgctaccaacgtttgggctaaagtttgaggtcaaactttaggccaaacgttgatccccttgtgtgcatgtgtggcgccaacgtttgccaaaaagcttgaggcaaacgttggcgcaagcttttctcctccagggtgttggtgtgtggcgccaacgtttgccaaaaagcttgaggcaaacgttggcgcaagctttttgctctacagacacttggcttacaattcttcttaagagcattgatgcccaacacctctttgggttactaaataccTTGTAACtagattgctcttgatagtggactttcagttgataatcccgggttagttaacccaagttaccaagtgttgatgcactccaaagaacttaataatccaagcagatcctagtacaaagacatcataggcatatattctaaagttcaagctattggtgtctagctttgttttttttttatttttcttttgttctgttgccactctttggctatttcttttctctttttgttcttctttttagccgaattgagtgtggcttttggatttaatttggtgtgggaacaccaaacttagttccttgccacttCCTCTGATGCAACAGGTTAACTATATGTAAAATCTTGTGTTCTTGCTAAATGTTATGAAGTTAAAACTAGAGAGCAATTAAGTAAttataatctgtttgattgcttggagctagtattGTGCaagaagtgagaatgtgtttttaaatgatgttttggtggaacaccaaacttataatcctttattctcctttaaattgttttggtgtgtaacaccaaacttagctccttgcaatgcataccaaatattcaacatttttattgaaaaggctatgaaaagaaaactacctctggttgggttgcctcccaacaagcgctcttttaatgtcactagcttgacattggggctTTTTTTCATGGTGGTTGATGGttatagtgcctcaacttgtcccctctgattgtgagcttcttctttgtttcttgagGTTCTATCTCAGCATGTTAtagtgagagtattttgctcACAATATAGTAATCATCaatctgttggcttgctcccagttgttgatagactaactacactttgtcacctttggagagcccttctgttggaatttttttgttcttccaaccctttttgattctgttttcattcttcttccttcTGCTTATTGATCCTTTCTACTTGCAAGTGGGCTTCATTTTGGGATTCCTCTTCTTGATAACTAACACATCAATGCTTTCATGAATCTCTTCATTGCTCTGtacaagttctttttcttcttcccatGCTGCATTATCTTCTTCTTGctttgggatgttgctgtgaatcaccttgtcaatttccatatagtctttcttctcatTACCAAACTGTGCTTCTGGTAacaccttcagagtgacactcttatcatgcattctgagagttaattctccttcctctatgtctatgatagctctagcagtggccaagaatggccttcccaga carries:
- the LOC107640756 gene encoding uncharacterized protein LOC107640756 — its product is MLTEECRALIQKGLPPKREDPGSFFLPCAIGNMTISKALCDLGASINLMPSPLVKKLRMKEVKPVQMSLELVDKSEVYPRGIVENLLVKVDIFIFPTDFVILESDEDDSDSIILGRPFLATARAIVDVEKGELTLRLHDESVTLSVSP